A part of Paenibacillus sp. 481 genomic DNA contains:
- the uvrA gene encoding excinuclease ABC subunit UvrA — protein MAIEHIVIKGARAHNLKNIDVTIPRDKFVVLTGLSGSGKSSLAFDTIYAEGQRRYVESLSAYARQFLGQMEKPDVDSIEGLSPAISIDQKTTSRNPRSTVGTVTEIYDYLRLLFARIGRPHCPDHGIEITSQTVEQMVDRIMAYPERTKLQLLAPIVSGRKGEHKTVFADIQKQGFVRVRVDGEIREVSESIELEKNKKHSIEVVVDRIVVKEDVQSRLADSIETALQLSGGKLLVDIIDQEELVFSSNLACPECGFSIDELAPRMFSFNSPFGACPDCDGLGNKMIVDPELLIPDGDKSIDDGAFEAWAGSTSNYYPQFLKSVCRHFGIPTDIPVSQLEPEQMTKLLHGTGSEKVVFRYENDFGHTKEAQVVFEGIIHNLERRYRETASEGIREYIEAFMSAKPCGGCKGHRLRKESLGVTINDKNMAFATALSIGEAERFFAGLQLTEKEQLIANLILKEINARLGFLVNVGLEYLTLNRAAGTLSGGEAQRIRLATQIGSSLMGVLYILDEPSIGLHQRDNDRLIKTLEHMRNIGNTLIVVEHDEDTMLAADYIIDIGPGAGIHGGTIVAAGTPQEVMADSASLTGQYLSGRKFIPVPLERRQPDGRWLEVRGAKENNLRGVNAKIPLGVFTAVTGVSGSGKSTLINEILYKSLARELNRAKVRPGDHREIRGIEHIDKIIDIDQSPIGRTPRSNPATYTGVFDDIRDLFATTNEAKIRGYKKGRFSFNVKGGRCEACRGDGIIKIEMHFLPDVYVPCEICKGKRYNRETLEVKYKGKNIADILELTVEDSVEFFQNVPKIHRKLQTLLDVGLGYMKLGQPATTVSGGEAQRVKLAAELHRRSTGKTLYILDEPTTGLHVADIERLLEVLHRLVDSGESVLVIEHNLDVIKTADYILDLGPEGGSGGGMIVAQGVPEDVVDVAASYTGRYLKPILERDRKRTEQLEDKETQQV, from the coding sequence GTGGCTATTGAACATATCGTCATTAAAGGGGCGCGCGCCCATAACTTAAAAAATATCGACGTTACGATTCCACGTGATAAATTTGTTGTGTTAACTGGATTGAGTGGCTCGGGAAAATCATCGTTGGCGTTTGATACGATTTATGCGGAAGGACAGCGTCGTTACGTAGAGTCGCTGTCCGCATATGCTCGGCAATTTCTCGGTCAGATGGAGAAACCGGACGTAGATTCCATCGAAGGCTTGTCGCCTGCGATCTCGATCGATCAAAAGACGACGAGCCGCAATCCTCGTTCGACAGTCGGTACGGTTACGGAAATTTATGATTACTTGCGGCTGTTGTTTGCCCGTATCGGTCGTCCACACTGTCCGGATCACGGCATTGAAATTACGTCGCAGACCGTCGAACAGATGGTTGACCGGATTATGGCTTATCCGGAACGCACGAAGTTACAATTGCTTGCGCCAATTGTGTCTGGTCGTAAAGGCGAGCATAAAACCGTATTTGCCGACATTCAGAAGCAGGGCTTCGTACGTGTACGTGTGGACGGTGAGATACGCGAAGTATCTGAAAGTATCGAATTGGAAAAAAACAAGAAGCACAGCATTGAGGTTGTGGTTGACCGTATCGTTGTCAAAGAAGACGTGCAGTCGCGCTTGGCAGATTCGATTGAAACGGCATTGCAGTTATCTGGTGGCAAGCTGCTTGTTGATATTATCGATCAAGAGGAGCTTGTATTCAGCTCTAACTTGGCATGTCCAGAGTGCGGCTTCAGTATTGATGAGCTGGCACCGCGCATGTTCTCATTCAACAGCCCGTTTGGGGCTTGTCCAGACTGTGACGGCCTCGGTAATAAAATGATCGTTGACCCTGAACTGCTCATACCGGATGGGGATAAGTCGATTGATGATGGCGCATTCGAGGCGTGGGCTGGCAGTACGTCGAACTATTATCCGCAGTTTTTGAAATCGGTGTGCAGACATTTCGGAATTCCGACCGATATTCCAGTCTCACAGCTGGAGCCTGAACAGATGACGAAGCTACTGCACGGCACAGGCAGTGAAAAAGTAGTCTTCCGTTATGAGAACGATTTCGGCCATACGAAAGAAGCGCAAGTCGTCTTTGAGGGCATCATTCATAATTTGGAGCGTCGCTATCGGGAAACGGCATCTGAAGGCATTCGTGAGTACATTGAAGCGTTTATGAGCGCGAAGCCTTGTGGCGGATGCAAAGGGCATCGTTTGCGCAAGGAAAGCTTGGGCGTAACGATTAACGACAAAAATATGGCCTTTGCCACTGCGCTATCAATTGGCGAAGCAGAGCGCTTCTTTGCGGGCTTGCAGTTAACCGAGAAAGAGCAGTTAATTGCAAATCTTATTTTAAAGGAAATCAACGCGCGACTCGGCTTTTTAGTGAACGTCGGCTTAGAATATTTAACGTTAAACCGTGCGGCGGGCACGCTATCAGGCGGCGAAGCGCAACGAATTAGATTGGCTACCCAGATCGGCTCAAGCTTAATGGGTGTGTTGTACATTTTGGACGAGCCGAGTATCGGGTTGCACCAACGGGATAACGATCGATTGATTAAAACGTTGGAGCATATGCGCAATATAGGCAACACGCTTATTGTTGTAGAGCATGATGAGGATACGATGTTAGCAGCCGACTATATTATTGATATCGGTCCTGGTGCGGGCATTCACGGCGGTACGATTGTAGCCGCGGGAACGCCGCAGGAAGTTATGGCTGACAGCGCGTCACTGACAGGTCAATATTTAAGTGGCCGCAAGTTCATTCCGGTACCGTTGGAACGCCGTCAACCAGACGGGCGTTGGCTTGAAGTGCGGGGCGCGAAGGAGAACAACTTGCGTGGCGTCAACGCGAAGATACCGCTAGGTGTGTTTACAGCGGTAACAGGCGTATCCGGGTCGGGTAAATCAACGCTTATTAACGAAATCTTGTACAAGTCGTTGGCGCGTGAATTGAATAGAGCGAAGGTTCGTCCAGGCGATCATCGTGAAATTCGCGGTATTGAGCATATCGATAAAATTATTGATATCGATCAATCGCCGATCGGTCGTACGCCGCGCTCGAATCCGGCGACGTATACCGGTGTGTTTGACGATATTCGCGATTTGTTCGCGACAACGAACGAAGCAAAGATTCGCGGCTACAAAAAGGGTCGCTTCAGCTTCAACGTCAAGGGTGGCCGCTGTGAGGCTTGCCGCGGCGACGGAATTATTAAAATTGAGATGCACTTTTTGCCGGACGTCTATGTGCCTTGCGAGATATGCAAAGGCAAGCGTTACAATAGAGAGACGCTGGAAGTGAAATATAAAGGGAAGAACATTGCCGATATACTAGAGTTGACCGTAGAGGATTCGGTAGAGTTCTTCCAGAACGTTCCTAAGATTCATCGCAAGCTGCAAACGCTGCTTGATGTTGGTCTAGGCTACATGAAGCTGGGTCAGCCTGCGACAACGGTGTCAGGCGGTGAAGCACAGCGTGTGAAGCTGGCGGCAGAGCTGCATCGTCGTAGCACCGGCAAGACGCTGTATATTTTGGACGAGCCAACGACAGGTTTGCATGTCGCTGATATCGAGCGATTGCTGGAAGTGTTGCATCGCCTCGTCGATTCTGGGGAGTCGGTGCTTGTCATCGAGCACAATCTCGATGTTATTAAGACGGCCGACTATATACTCGACCTTGGCCCAGAAGGCGGCAGCGGCGGCGGTATGATTGTCGCGCAAGGTGTGCCGGAGGACGTGGTAGATGTGGCGGCATCGTACACAGGCCGCTATTTGAAGCCGATCTTGGAGCGCGATCGGAAGCGGACGGAGCAACTGGAAGATAAGGAAACACAGCAGGTGTAG
- a CDS encoding HAD family hydrolase, whose protein sequence is MMAMVQMSVGGQSVQVRGILFDKDGTLLQFISLWGSWAEIVLDGLQEELKKEGADLPEQPGYILGVYLEPDGKVKAHDRMGPLAMGSPTQMIGIAAYLLYKEGVAWNDAVRRVTAVYERANERLIEQADIQPIAGVAAFLERCRELGVRTAVVTADDKRPSEQHLDKMGIRHLFDAIIGDDCVERGKPYPDMVELACREIGLQPHEVAVIGDSVGDMEMGHSAGSILQVFIDDEYRFEAAPDSADVMIRGYDEIELMPLKVQS, encoded by the coding sequence ATGATGGCGATGGTACAGATGAGCGTTGGCGGCCAAAGCGTACAGGTACGCGGCATTTTGTTCGATAAGGATGGCACGTTGCTGCAATTTATTAGCTTGTGGGGATCGTGGGCAGAAATTGTGCTCGATGGTTTACAGGAGGAGCTGAAAAAGGAAGGGGCAGATTTGCCCGAGCAGCCTGGCTATATATTAGGCGTTTATTTAGAGCCGGACGGCAAAGTAAAGGCGCATGATCGAATGGGGCCGTTAGCGATGGGTTCGCCGACGCAAATGATCGGCATCGCTGCTTATTTGCTCTACAAAGAAGGCGTCGCGTGGAATGACGCTGTTCGCAGGGTGACAGCGGTATATGAACGCGCGAATGAGCGTCTAATTGAACAGGCCGACATACAGCCGATTGCAGGTGTTGCGGCATTTCTGGAACGCTGTCGCGAGCTAGGCGTGCGCACGGCTGTTGTAACTGCTGACGACAAACGTCCGTCAGAGCAGCATTTAGACAAGATGGGCATCCGGCATTTATTCGATGCTATCATCGGTGACGACTGTGTGGAGCGGGGCAAGCCGTATCCAGATATGGTAGAACTCGCGTGCCGCGAAATTGGTTTACAGCCTCACGAGGTAGCTGTTATTGGCGATTCTGTAGGTGATATGGAGATGGGGCACAGCGCTGGATCGATACTGCAAGTATTTATTGATGATGAATATCGGTTCGAGGCTGCTCCAGATTCCGCAGATGTGATGATTCGTGGTTACGATGAAATTGAATTAATGCCATTAAAGGTTCAATCGTAA
- a CDS encoding DUF2759 family protein — MLLAEAAVALGSIKDPFNIIMLAFTLLLLWAVVRQIKQRPRNWFALGFAVVSLLVFLAADFILIKGWIDGTL; from the coding sequence ATGTTATTGGCCGAAGCGGCAGTTGCATTAGGAAGTATTAAAGACCCTTTTAATATTATTATGCTTGCGTTTACATTGCTTTTATTATGGGCAGTTGTACGCCAGATCAAACAGCGTCCTCGCAACTGGTTTGCGCTAGGATTTGCCGTTGTTAGCTTACTCGTCTTTTTAGCAGCTGACTTCATTTTGATTAAAGGTTGGATTGATGGTACGTTATAG
- a CDS encoding S1C family serine protease produces MRSNKRYTFEKWCGRRLCSCFLLFGLTTIIGYTLIPSAISSAMPNSVPSSVPIAFAASTVAASTVNTSSSVSLPAKKEGGKVFVQADAFVQMFGGSGTYDAKTNSFRYIPNDVSTVVQKVGPSVVAIIGRDKEAEESENPLEMLSHGTGVIVKADGWIVTNAHVITSLKKPVVVTPDGKTHAVKKFFADELSDIALVKIDTKGLKPATFVRADGALKVGEPVVAIGTPVSFNLRNSATAGVISGLDRALESSYKLIQTDAAINPGNSGGPLVNMKGEVVGINTMKYSAIGIENMGFTVPADTVTLAVQHFFKFGKVKRASIGAELEESWEAFVGLPTKDAVKVSEVVSASAKKAGLKKGDVLVAINGKKMNNLVDVVESLKTVLPGKQVKLTMLSRGKVVSRVVTLTDEPKQEAVE; encoded by the coding sequence ATGCGTAGTAACAAGCGATATACATTTGAAAAATGGTGCGGGCGCAGGTTATGCAGCTGCTTTTTATTATTTGGTTTAACGACTATTATCGGGTACACGCTAATACCAAGTGCGATTTCAAGCGCAATGCCAAATTCAGTGCCAAGTTCAGTGCCTATAGCGTTTGCGGCAAGCACTGTGGCAGCCAGTACGGTAAATACGAGTAGTTCCGTTTCTCTACCAGCGAAAAAAGAAGGCGGCAAAGTGTTTGTGCAAGCAGATGCGTTCGTCCAAATGTTCGGTGGCAGTGGTACGTACGATGCAAAGACAAATTCATTCCGTTACATACCCAATGACGTATCGACAGTTGTCCAAAAGGTCGGTCCTTCAGTAGTTGCGATTATTGGTCGTGACAAGGAGGCCGAAGAGAGCGAAAATCCACTTGAAATGTTATCACACGGTACAGGTGTTATCGTCAAAGCAGATGGTTGGATCGTGACTAACGCGCACGTTATTACTTCGTTGAAGAAGCCCGTCGTAGTGACTCCTGATGGAAAGACGCATGCTGTGAAGAAATTTTTTGCGGACGAACTGAGCGATATTGCACTAGTTAAAATTGATACTAAAGGGCTTAAACCGGCTACATTTGTCCGCGCGGACGGGGCCCTCAAAGTAGGGGAGCCTGTTGTAGCAATTGGGACTCCTGTATCGTTCAATTTACGCAACTCCGCGACAGCAGGCGTCATAAGCGGGCTTGATCGAGCGCTGGAATCCAGCTATAAGTTGATTCAGACCGATGCGGCAATCAATCCAGGCAATAGCGGTGGGCCACTCGTCAATATGAAAGGTGAAGTCGTGGGCATCAATACGATGAAATATTCGGCTATCGGTATTGAAAATATGGGCTTTACGGTGCCTGCGGACACGGTAACGTTAGCGGTGCAGCATTTTTTTAAATTCGGCAAAGTAAAGCGTGCTTCAATCGGAGCTGAGCTCGAAGAGAGCTGGGAAGCATTTGTGGGCTTACCAACTAAGGATGCTGTGAAGGTCAGCGAGGTCGTCAGTGCCTCTGCTAAGAAGGCAGGCCTTAAAAAGGGCGACGTGCTGGTGGCGATTAACGGTAAGAAGATGAACAACCTCGTCGATGTTGTCGAATCGTTGAAGACGGTACTGCCAGGCAAACAGGTGAAGCTGACGATGCTTTCGCGAGGGAAGGTCGTGTCTCGAGTCGTCACTTTGACGGATGAGCCGAAACAAGAAGCTGTGGAATAA